In Zunongwangia profunda SM-A87, the following proteins share a genomic window:
- the pepE gene encoding dipeptidase PepE — protein MMKAILASTSTLHGEGYLEYLIPHLTDLYGNDKEVLFIPYARPGGISHDEYTLKAKEAFKKANLSLRGIHEFEDAVKAIQNAEGIFTGGGNTFLLVSELYRNGLIDILKNVILNGTPYLGTSAGTNIGGLTMGTTNDMPIVLPKSFKTLGLIPFNINPHYLDPDVNSTHKGETRETRIKEFHHFNSQPVVGLREGSWLELNKNEVILRGTPSARIFKCNKDAYEAATGTNLTNLN, from the coding sequence ATGATGAAAGCGATATTAGCAAGTACTTCTACGCTGCACGGCGAGGGCTATCTGGAATACTTAATACCACATCTCACTGATCTTTATGGAAATGACAAGGAGGTTTTATTTATACCTTACGCAAGACCGGGTGGTATTTCTCATGATGAGTACACACTAAAAGCGAAAGAAGCTTTCAAAAAAGCTAACCTTAGTCTAAGGGGAATCCATGAATTTGAAGATGCGGTTAAAGCAATACAAAATGCTGAAGGAATCTTTACCGGTGGCGGCAATACTTTCTTGCTGGTAAGTGAATTGTACAGAAATGGATTGATCGATATTCTAAAGAATGTAATACTAAACGGCACTCCTTATTTAGGAACCAGTGCCGGCACAAATATTGGTGGACTCACCATGGGCACTACAAACGACATGCCTATAGTTCTTCCTAAATCTTTTAAAACTTTAGGCTTAATTCCTTTTAATATCAATCCGCATTATTTAGATCCCGATGTAAATTCTACGCATAAGGGAGAAACAAGAGAAACACGTATTAAAGAGTTTCATCATTTTAACAGCCAGCCTGTTGTAGGTTTACGAGAGGGCAGCTGGCTGGAACTAAATAAAAATGAAGTAATTTTAAGAGGAACTCCTTCTGCCAGAATATTTAAATGCAATAAAGATGCCTACGAAGCGGCAACAGGAACCAATTTAACCAATCTTAACTGA
- a CDS encoding carboxypeptidase-like regulatory domain-containing protein, translating to MPAISFSQSKVIEGKIVADSLDGSLINIINISSGRGTTSDKSGSFMISASVMDTILFSSVQYKKKEVVVTSSTYEQAFFTVHLQAAINQLDEVKLPNLSGNLAADIKSMPIYDKYALKAPMSLKMPLRQEEKLLYTATTGPGGMRLKWYSALFGIVPLDPIINGLSGRTKMLKSLNERVLDQNILETELDLRRSFLLDKCHLTEEQLYLFINYCLVQSEFKELRNDPDKLQLLEFYKRESVKFLKLLTQQRTEIQIDSVH from the coding sequence ATGCCAGCTATCAGTTTTTCACAATCTAAGGTGATTGAAGGAAAAATTGTAGCTGATTCTTTAGATGGGAGCTTAATTAATATCATAAATATATCCTCAGGTAGAGGAACCACCAGTGATAAATCTGGAAGTTTTATGATTTCGGCTTCCGTGATGGATACCATCTTATTTTCTTCAGTCCAGTATAAAAAGAAAGAAGTGGTAGTAACTTCTTCGACTTACGAACAAGCTTTTTTTACAGTTCATCTTCAGGCGGCCATCAATCAATTAGATGAAGTTAAATTGCCCAATCTCTCAGGGAATTTAGCTGCAGATATCAAATCGATGCCTATTTACGATAAATATGCGCTAAAGGCACCTATGTCTTTAAAAATGCCGCTTCGGCAAGAAGAAAAATTATTGTATACCGCGACTACAGGCCCTGGTGGTATGCGTTTAAAATGGTATAGTGCTTTATTTGGTATAGTTCCGTTAGATCCTATTATCAATGGATTAAGTGGAAGAACAAAAATGCTTAAAAGCTTAAATGAGCGTGTGTTAGATCAGAATATATTGGAAACTGAGTTAGATTTAAGAAGAAGCTTTCTACTCGATAAATGCCATTTGACCGAAGAACAATTATATCTTTTTATAAATTATTGCCTTGTTCAATCTGAATTTAAAGAATTGCGCAACGATCCCGATAAGCTTCAGCTGTTGGAGTTTTATAAGCGAGAATCGGTTAAGTTCCTTAAATTATTAACGCAGCAACGCACAGAGATCCAAATCGATTCTGTTCATTAA
- the rpsT gene encoding 30S ribosomal protein S20 has product MANHKSALKRIRSNEAKRLRNRYQHKTTRNAIKKLRDTEDKKEAETLYPSVVSMIDKLAKKNIIHTNKASNLKSKLAKHVAAL; this is encoded by the coding sequence ATGGCAAATCATAAGTCAGCGTTAAAGAGAATCCGTAGCAACGAGGCTAAAAGGCTTAGAAATCGCTATCAACATAAAACAACAAGAAACGCTATTAAAAAATTGCGTGACACTGAAGATAAGAAAGAGGCAGAGACTCTTTATCCTTCTGTAGTTTCTATGATTGATAAGTTGGCTAAAAAGAACATTATACACACCAATAAGGCTTCTAACTTAAAGTCTAAGCTCGCTAAGCACGTAGCTGCACTTTAA
- a CDS encoding T9SS type B sorting domain-containing protein gives MRANTLKTGLFVSLFLLVTTLFAQGSRCADIRPFCAGNEELVFENSNRLNSEVVAGESGPDYGCVEFPRYPSWFYLQIEDSGDLEFLISQSENEDGSGEALDVDFVIWGPFNASEDYCNNELLSEKNHVDCSYSEDAVEVAAINNAKKGEVYVFLLTNYSELPGFINLKQTNNGSNAGSTNCAILNGILGADKVVCGENETILNAEEQGAISYQWFVFDENNDDFVQLEAENKAQLKVTVSGTYRVLIQNADGDNTIEDNVEVAFYDRPVIKQPVEAIFVCEQDSLIDLTIKQTELLSLNASPEFYKVEYFETEEGALNNNKIPDPENYSVSRETILARIVNLESGCISDIAAIHLDIRTLPEAPLEENYRICVDAYGLFNDELVLGKDFGKSYEYSWYNGEELISSEYDLYLYEESANPNYTLVLTEKFTGCEVRFSTTVSYVSEPNSVKVDILKGDFENSWTVEINASRNIGHSSEFEYSLDNGAYTSDPVFRNIQRGVHELQIREAGGCGGVVVKEFTVVGYDFFFTPNGDGYNDRWSVTQDADYKVLKIRVFDRNGVFLKNIDPDGEGWDGLVNGKLLPEDDYWFNLEYVNFKTSSRHNFSAHFSLIK, from the coding sequence ATGCGCGCAAACACGTTGAAAACAGGTCTTTTTGTATCCCTTTTTTTGCTGGTTACCACTCTTTTTGCACAAGGTTCCCGTTGTGCAGATATTCGTCCTTTTTGTGCGGGTAATGAAGAGCTTGTTTTTGAAAATTCGAATAGGCTGAATAGCGAGGTGGTGGCCGGGGAAAGCGGTCCGGATTATGGGTGCGTAGAGTTTCCCAGGTATCCTTCCTGGTTTTATTTGCAAATAGAAGATTCGGGAGATTTAGAGTTTTTGATTTCTCAAAGCGAAAATGAAGATGGGAGCGGAGAAGCTTTAGATGTTGATTTCGTAATTTGGGGGCCATTTAACGCTTCAGAGGATTATTGTAACAACGAGTTACTGTCTGAAAAAAATCATGTGGATTGTTCATATTCCGAAGATGCTGTAGAAGTGGCTGCGATCAATAATGCTAAAAAAGGTGAGGTCTATGTTTTTTTGCTAACCAACTACAGTGAACTTCCTGGTTTTATAAATTTGAAGCAAACCAATAATGGTAGCAATGCAGGTTCTACAAATTGTGCTATTCTAAACGGAATTTTGGGAGCAGATAAAGTAGTTTGTGGGGAAAATGAAACTATACTTAATGCAGAGGAACAAGGAGCAATAAGCTATCAGTGGTTTGTCTTTGACGAAAATAACGATGATTTTGTTCAATTAGAGGCTGAAAATAAAGCACAGTTAAAGGTTACCGTAAGTGGTACCTACCGAGTTTTAATCCAGAATGCTGATGGGGATAACACTATAGAAGATAATGTGGAGGTGGCTTTTTATGATCGCCCTGTAATTAAGCAGCCTGTGGAAGCCATATTTGTTTGTGAACAGGATAGCCTTATTGATTTAACCATAAAACAAACTGAACTATTATCACTTAATGCCTCTCCAGAATTTTACAAAGTAGAATATTTTGAGACAGAAGAAGGTGCTCTTAATAACAATAAAATTCCGGATCCTGAAAATTATAGCGTAAGTAGAGAGACAATTTTGGCCCGTATAGTAAATCTTGAATCAGGTTGCATATCAGATATTGCTGCAATTCATTTAGATATTCGGACGCTTCCCGAAGCACCTTTGGAGGAAAACTATAGAATTTGCGTGGATGCTTACGGATTATTTAATGATGAGCTTGTACTGGGAAAAGATTTTGGCAAAAGTTATGAGTATTCCTGGTACAATGGAGAGGAGTTAATATCTTCGGAATACGATTTATATTTATATGAAGAGTCTGCTAATCCCAATTACACGTTGGTGTTGACTGAAAAATTTACAGGTTGTGAAGTTCGTTTTTCCACTACTGTTAGTTACGTGTCTGAACCGAATTCGGTAAAAGTAGACATTTTAAAGGGTGATTTTGAAAATAGCTGGACTGTAGAAATTAATGCGTCACGCAATATTGGGCATTCCTCGGAATTTGAGTACAGCCTGGATAATGGGGCCTATACATCCGATCCTGTTTTTCGTAATATCCAGCGAGGAGTTCATGAATTACAAATTCGGGAAGCAGGCGGTTGTGGAGGAGTTGTTGTAAAAGAGTTTACAGTTGTAGGCTATGATTTTTTCTTTACTCCTAATGGAGATGGTTATAACGATCGTTGGTCAGTAACGCAGGATGCGGATTATAAGGTGCTTAAGATTAGGGTTTTTGATCGTAATGGTGTTTTTTTAAAGAATATAGACCCGGATGGAGAAGGTTGGGATGGGCTTGTGAATGGTAAACTTTTGCCTGAAGATGATTATTGGTTCAATTTGGAATATGTGAACTTTAAAACAAGTAGTAGGCACAATTTTAGTGCTCATTTTAGTTTAATAAAATAA
- the proS gene encoding proline--tRNA ligase, translating to MGKNLTSREQDYSKWYNELVVKADLAENSAVRGCMVIKPYGYAIWEKMQAELDRMFKETGHQNAYFPLFVPKSLFEAEEKNAEGFAKECAVVTHYRLKTDEENKGKLIVDPAAKLEEELVVRPTSEAVIWNTYKNWIQSYRDLPILINQWANVVRWEMRTRLFLRTSEFLWQEGHTAHATRQEALAETMQMNDIYAEFVENFMATPVIKGAKTENERFAGAEETYCIEALMQDGKALQAGTSHFLGQNFAKAFDVKFATKEGGLEHVWATSWGVSTRLMGALVMTHSDDKGLVLPPKLAPIQVVIVPIYKSEEQLDQISDVANGLVKDLRAKGISVKFDNRDTHKPGWKFAQYELQGVPVRLAIGPKDIEKGTVELARRDTLTKEFVEMDGVVEKVVALMEEIQETLYHKAKNFRDEHITKVDSFDEFKAILKKKGGFISAHWDGTSETENRIKELTKATIRCVPFDRKEEEGICVLTGKPSSGRVLFAKAY from the coding sequence ATGGGTAAGAATTTAACTAGCAGAGAACAAGACTATTCTAAATGGTACAACGAGCTTGTCGTAAAAGCCGATCTTGCTGAGAATTCAGCAGTTAGAGGGTGTATGGTTATCAAGCCTTATGGTTACGCCATATGGGAAAAGATGCAGGCCGAATTAGATAGAATGTTTAAAGAAACCGGGCATCAAAATGCCTATTTTCCGCTGTTTGTGCCTAAAAGCCTTTTTGAAGCTGAAGAGAAAAATGCAGAAGGTTTTGCAAAAGAATGTGCGGTAGTAACCCATTACCGACTAAAAACCGATGAGGAAAATAAGGGAAAACTTATTGTGGACCCTGCAGCAAAATTAGAGGAAGAGCTGGTGGTAAGACCCACCTCTGAAGCAGTTATTTGGAATACTTATAAAAACTGGATACAATCGTACAGGGATTTGCCAATTCTTATTAATCAATGGGCAAACGTAGTACGTTGGGAAATGAGAACAAGATTGTTTCTTAGAACCTCTGAGTTTTTATGGCAAGAAGGCCATACTGCCCATGCAACCAGACAGGAAGCCTTGGCTGAAACCATGCAGATGAATGATATTTATGCCGAATTTGTAGAGAATTTTATGGCTACACCGGTTATAAAAGGGGCGAAAACGGAGAATGAACGTTTTGCGGGGGCAGAAGAAACCTATTGTATTGAGGCTTTAATGCAAGATGGTAAAGCTTTACAAGCGGGAACTTCTCATTTTTTAGGTCAGAATTTTGCAAAAGCTTTTGATGTAAAGTTTGCAACCAAAGAAGGAGGCTTAGAGCATGTTTGGGCAACGTCATGGGGTGTTTCCACTCGCTTAATGGGAGCGCTTGTAATGACGCATAGCGATGATAAAGGTTTGGTGTTGCCTCCAAAATTAGCGCCAATTCAAGTAGTGATCGTTCCTATATATAAGAGCGAAGAGCAATTAGACCAAATTTCTGATGTAGCTAACGGCTTGGTAAAAGATTTAAGGGCTAAGGGTATTTCAGTAAAATTTGATAATAGGGATACGCACAAACCTGGATGGAAGTTTGCCCAGTATGAGCTGCAAGGTGTGCCGGTTCGATTAGCTATTGGTCCAAAAGATATCGAAAAGGGAACGGTAGAACTTGCCAGAAGGGATACGCTTACCAAAGAGTTTGTTGAAATGGATGGCGTAGTAGAAAAAGTAGTGGCTTTAATGGAGGAAATCCAGGAAACTTTATATCATAAAGCCAAGAACTTTAGAGATGAGCATATTACTAAAGTAGATAGTTTTGATGAGTTTAAAGCCATTTTAAAGAAAAAGGGAGGTTTTATATCGGCGCATTGGGACGGTACGTCAGAAACCGAAAATAGAATTAAAGAATTAACTAAAGCTACTATTAGATGTGTTCCATTTGATCGTAAAGAAGAGGAGGGAATCTGTGTTTTAACAGGTAAACCATCTAGCGGTAGAGTGCTATTTGCGAAGGCGTATTAA
- a CDS encoding peptidase associated/transthyretin-like domain-containing protein, whose amino-acid sequence MQKPFFVVIFLFLSMILKAQQPVELEGKILADSLEYTFINIINISSYVGTTNDPDGHFVVKVKENDTLQFSSVQYQKKEVVITKAILNAKFLEVFLLPGVNQLDEVYLFDSNLIGNLEKDFTKIDFYDKYQLNAPQLKQDIPSLIDRKLAATGGDPSNLLLNTITGERQKVKKIKANMVFDDRVEKALELIAPDNILKMGIQEDELMLFIYFCAEDELFNLYVDQESKGPLFEFFQHKVKSWKQRKS is encoded by the coding sequence GTGCAAAAACCTTTTTTCGTAGTTATTTTTTTGTTTTTAAGTATGATCTTAAAAGCCCAGCAACCGGTAGAACTGGAAGGTAAAATCCTGGCCGATAGTTTAGAATATACTTTTATAAACATCATCAATATAAGTTCATATGTTGGTACGACCAACGATCCAGACGGCCATTTTGTTGTTAAGGTAAAAGAAAATGATACGTTGCAATTTTCATCAGTTCAGTATCAAAAGAAAGAAGTTGTGATCACTAAGGCTATTTTGAATGCAAAGTTTTTAGAAGTCTTTTTATTGCCTGGCGTTAATCAGTTAGACGAAGTCTATCTCTTCGATTCAAATCTGATTGGAAATTTGGAAAAGGATTTTACCAAGATCGATTTTTATGATAAATACCAATTAAATGCCCCGCAATTAAAACAGGATATTCCTTCCTTAATCGACAGAAAATTAGCGGCCACAGGTGGTGATCCGTCTAACCTTCTTTTAAATACCATTACAGGAGAACGGCAAAAAGTAAAAAAGATAAAGGCGAATATGGTTTTTGATGATCGTGTAGAAAAGGCTTTGGAATTAATTGCGCCAGATAATATTCTTAAAATGGGAATTCAGGAGGACGAATTAATGTTGTTTATCTATTTCTGTGCAGAGGATGAACTATTCAATTTGTACGTAGATCAGGAAAGCAAAGGACCTCTTTTTGAGTTTTTTCAGCATAAAGTAAAATCGTGGAAGCAAAGAAAAAGTTAG
- a CDS encoding OmpP1/FadL family transporter: MKKILTFTLLAIITFCDLKAQDITDAFRYSHTDLKGTARFQAMSGAFGALGGDISAISINPASSAVFINSAATLTFSDISKENTTTYFSGINNAEHSDFNLNQAGIALIFNSNGDSEFTKFSFGVNYAEENNFDDSFKAAGLSNNSIDQYFVSYAQGVSLDLLIPYDDESIDDLYAYLGENEGYGAQQALLGYQGFIINPESDDIENTKYYSSLSPGQFQNSYNYISTGLNGKISFNFAAEFQKKLYLGINLNSHFINYDRTTRYFESNANTGSETNEISFVNSLSTDGDGFSAQIGGIYKITDQFRIGATYDTPTWYNIREEASQSLRTYSDVYDESVIVNPDVINVYPEYKLRTPGKITGSAALVLGGQGLISLDYSYKDYGNTEFQPTDDADFIIQNNIIAENLKGASSIKVGGEYRIDNWSLRGGYRYEESPYKDGVTMSDLDGYSAGIGYSFGAFKIDAAYTNTQYSESRSLYQVGLTNTAAIDREFSSLVFSLSFGL; the protein is encoded by the coding sequence ATGAAAAAGATTTTAACTTTCACTTTACTGGCAATCATTACATTCTGTGATTTGAAAGCTCAGGATATAACCGATGCCTTCAGGTATTCTCATACCGATCTAAAGGGTACGGCCAGGTTTCAGGCTATGAGTGGTGCCTTTGGTGCCCTTGGCGGCGATATTTCAGCCATTAGTATTAATCCTGCCAGCTCAGCAGTATTTATAAATAGTGCAGCAACATTAACCTTTAGTGATATATCCAAAGAAAATACTACTACTTACTTCTCTGGTATTAATAATGCAGAGCACAGTGATTTTAATTTAAATCAGGCCGGTATAGCATTAATATTTAACTCTAATGGTGATAGCGAGTTTACTAAATTTAGTTTTGGTGTTAATTATGCTGAAGAAAATAATTTTGATGATTCCTTTAAAGCTGCAGGATTAAGTAATAATTCAATTGATCAATATTTTGTAAGTTATGCCCAAGGGGTTTCTCTAGATCTTCTAATCCCATATGATGATGAAAGCATCGACGACCTTTATGCCTATCTTGGAGAAAACGAAGGATATGGCGCTCAACAAGCACTCTTAGGATATCAGGGATTTATCATTAATCCAGAAAGTGATGATATTGAAAATACTAAATACTACTCGTCACTATCTCCCGGACAATTTCAAAATAGTTATAATTATATTTCTACAGGGCTTAACGGTAAAATCTCTTTTAACTTCGCTGCTGAATTTCAAAAAAAATTATACCTGGGGATTAACTTAAATAGCCATTTCATTAATTATGACCGTACTACCAGATATTTTGAAAGCAACGCAAATACAGGTAGTGAAACAAATGAAATTTCATTTGTAAATTCACTAAGTACTGATGGGGATGGCTTTTCTGCTCAGATTGGTGGAATTTATAAGATCACCGATCAGTTTAGAATAGGAGCTACTTACGACACCCCAACCTGGTACAATATTAGAGAAGAGGCTTCTCAATCTTTAAGAACGTATAGTGATGTATACGATGAAAGCGTTATTGTAAATCCAGATGTTATTAATGTTTATCCTGAATACAAACTTAGAACCCCTGGGAAAATAACCGGAAGTGCTGCACTTGTGCTTGGTGGACAAGGCTTAATTAGCCTGGATTACAGCTATAAAGATTACGGAAACACTGAATTTCAGCCTACTGATGATGCAGATTTCATCATACAAAACAATATTATCGCTGAAAACTTAAAAGGAGCATCCAGCATTAAGGTTGGAGGAGAGTACAGAATTGATAACTGGAGCTTAAGGGGAGGGTACCGTTACGAGGAAAGTCCATACAAAGACGGGGTTACTATGAGCGATTTAGATGGATACTCTGCAGGAATTGGTTATAGTTTTGGTGCCTTTAAAATCGACGCAGCTTATACTAACACCCAGTATTCTGAGAGCAGGTCCCTTTATCAGGTTGGTTTAACAAATACTGCGGCTATCGACAGGGAATTTTCTAGCCTCGTGTTTTCGCTAAGCTTTGGATTATAA
- a CDS encoding peptidase associated/transthyretin-like domain-containing protein encodes MYRTLFFLFLFVSATGFAQNANVQLDGQITVPEGDDPDGITIFNEANSKGTISNEKGEFKINARLNDRIVFSSLQFEQFSVRITKDILASKMLNVSINIALNKLPEVRVSAGTLSGSINVDVNRIKVTPAQIPNMNVSMLETPKVKSPESYPVRNQAQLSSQTYMVNGLNLINVFKLVTGKYGKEKEDYRAIPYAQLDDEIKQMYSNDFFKETLDLEANQVNDFIFFAADNGLNGQMLSEENELDIIQFLIEQRKAYQAHLDASVETLD; translated from the coding sequence ATGTACCGTACACTCTTTTTCCTTTTTTTATTTGTTTCAGCAACTGGTTTTGCTCAAAATGCTAACGTGCAACTCGATGGTCAAATAACAGTGCCCGAGGGAGATGATCCGGATGGCATTACAATCTTTAATGAGGCCAATAGTAAAGGGACAATTTCTAATGAAAAAGGAGAATTTAAGATTAATGCCCGTTTAAATGACCGAATTGTTTTTTCTTCACTTCAATTTGAGCAGTTTTCCGTAAGAATTACTAAAGATATTTTAGCTTCTAAAATGCTGAATGTTTCTATTAATATAGCACTAAACAAACTTCCTGAAGTACGGGTTTCTGCCGGAACATTATCGGGCTCAATAAACGTAGATGTAAACCGAATAAAAGTTACTCCTGCACAAATCCCAAATATGAATGTTTCAATGCTAGAAACTCCTAAGGTAAAATCACCGGAGTCTTATCCTGTTCGGAATCAGGCACAGTTGTCCAGTCAAACATACATGGTAAACGGTCTAAACCTGATCAATGTTTTCAAGCTGGTAACAGGAAAATACGGTAAAGAAAAAGAAGATTACAGAGCAATACCTTATGCACAGCTAGATGATGAAATCAAGCAAATGTATAGTAATGATTTCTTTAAAGAAACATTAGATCTGGAAGCTAATCAGGTAAATGATTTTATATTTTTCGCTGCCGATAATGGATTAAACGGGCAAATGCTTTCTGAAGAAAACGAACTTGATATCATTCAGTTTTTAATCGAGCAACGCAAAGCTTACCAAGCGCATTTGGATGCGAGCGTAGAAACTTTAGATTAA
- a CDS encoding glutaminase — protein sequence MDYHEILNTIQEEMSYRDVKGKVASYIPELARVDPKKFGMHLYRNENEFYGFGDHEEKFSIQSISKVFTLSLAIKNLGTKVWERVHVEPSGNPFNSLMQLEQDRGIPRNPFINSGALVISDILVDVLDNPKKELLEFVRKITGEEDIDYDESVAQSELSSGYRNIALVNYMKALGNIKCDVEEIIDFYFYSCSIAMSCKSLAKAFMLYANKGEILHSGEQILNPSTVKRLNALMQTCGFYDESGEFSFEVGLPGKSGVGGGIAAIHPQQYSVAVWSPVLNKKGNSELGMKALERLTTLTGLSVF from the coding sequence ATAGATTATCACGAAATACTAAACACCATTCAGGAAGAAATGAGTTATCGCGATGTAAAGGGAAAAGTTGCATCATACATTCCTGAACTTGCCCGAGTGGATCCTAAAAAATTCGGAATGCATTTATATCGGAATGAAAACGAATTTTATGGATTTGGTGATCACGAAGAGAAGTTTTCGATACAATCTATCAGTAAGGTCTTTACACTTTCCTTAGCTATAAAAAACTTAGGTACCAAGGTTTGGGAACGCGTTCATGTAGAACCATCAGGCAATCCTTTTAATTCGTTAATGCAATTGGAGCAAGATCGTGGTATTCCCAGAAATCCATTTATAAATTCTGGTGCTTTGGTGATTTCAGATATTCTTGTTGATGTTTTAGATAATCCTAAAAAAGAATTGCTGGAATTTGTTAGGAAAATCACCGGAGAAGAGGATATTGATTATGATGAAAGTGTTGCGCAATCAGAGCTTTCATCAGGATACAGAAATATAGCTTTAGTGAATTATATGAAAGCTTTAGGCAATATTAAATGTGATGTAGAGGAAATTATTGATTTTTATTTCTATTCCTGTTCTATAGCCATGTCCTGCAAATCTTTGGCTAAAGCATTTATGCTCTATGCTAATAAAGGCGAAATTCTACATTCTGGCGAACAAATATTAAACCCAAGCACGGTAAAGCGTTTAAATGCGCTAATGCAAACCTGCGGATTTTATGATGAATCCGGCGAGTTTAGTTTTGAAGTTGGCCTACCCGGAAAAAGTGGTGTTGGTGGTGGTATTGCTGCTATTCATCCTCAACAATATTCAGTAGCAGTCTGGAGTCCTGTTTTAAATAAGAAAGGAAATTCTGAATTAGGAATGAAAGCGCTGGAAAGACTTACGACCCTAACAGGCTTATCTGTATTTTAA
- the folE gene encoding GTP cyclohydrolase I FolE produces MKIDKVLNEIDEMGDAHAGSSAETPIRKDAFEVSDTDKIALIREDVERIMQTLGLDLTDDSLKGTPQRVAKMFVNEIFSGLDPKRKPKASVFDNKYKYGEMLVEKNITVYSTCEHHLLPIVGKAHVAYISNGTVVGLSKMNRIVDYYAKRPQVQERMTMQIVQELQQVLGTEDVACVVDAKHLCVNSRGIRDIESSTVTSEFGGAFKQKEVRREFLDYIKLDTTF; encoded by the coding sequence ATGAAAATAGACAAAGTTTTGAATGAAATTGACGAAATGGGTGATGCACACGCCGGAAGTAGTGCAGAAACACCTATAAGAAAAGATGCTTTTGAAGTTAGTGATACTGATAAGATTGCACTAATTAGAGAAGATGTTGAACGTATTATGCAAACACTTGGATTAGATCTTACCGACGATAGTCTAAAGGGCACGCCTCAACGTGTAGCAAAAATGTTTGTAAATGAGATTTTCTCTGGGCTGGATCCAAAAAGAAAACCAAAAGCATCGGTTTTTGACAATAAATACAAATATGGTGAGATGCTTGTAGAGAAGAATATTACAGTTTATTCTACCTGCGAACATCACCTTCTACCAATTGTTGGAAAAGCACATGTAGCGTATATTTCTAATGGTACCGTTGTAGGTTTATCCAAAATGAACAGAATAGTAGATTATTACGCCAAAAGACCACAGGTACAGGAACGAATGACCATGCAAATTGTACAGGAACTTCAGCAAGTGTTGGGAACTGAAGATGTAGCATGCGTTGTTGATGCCAAACACCTTTGCGTAAATAGCCGTGGAATAAGAGATATAGAAAGCAGTACCGTAACCAGTGAATTTGGCGGTGCTTTTAAACAAAAAGAAGTTCGTAGAGAATTTTTGGACTATATTAAGCTAGATACTACATTTTAA